A region of Paenibacillus thiaminolyticus DNA encodes the following proteins:
- the phnD gene encoding phosphate/phosphite/phosphonate ABC transporter substrate-binding protein has product MNRMRIRLPGVRRMLLLMLLAAMISGCTAGSASYDIVFAETENAPLDSRDDSPSPVRVAISSVLSPTDTINYYQAIADYVGEKLNRPAILIQRKSYNEITMLMMNGGADLALLSSGAYLTYKQKQAEGLEAIAMQERMGVPYYYGYLVVNRDSGMTDINDLKGKSIAITDPASYSSYFFISERLAEIGETPEHFFGRSVYTYNHDSSLKAIIDRVVDAAAVNSLVYEQAKRKNPDLADSLYIIAKSKPAGTSPVVISSSLPEEEKRMLQEIFLSMHEQEAMKPALDGLFIDRFVPFDPRLYETAYRDKPASRGPRL; this is encoded by the coding sequence ATGAATAGAATGAGGATCAGGCTGCCAGGCGTGAGAAGGATGCTGCTTCTGATGCTGCTGGCCGCGATGATATCGGGGTGTACGGCCGGGAGTGCCAGCTATGACATTGTGTTTGCCGAGACGGAAAATGCGCCGCTCGATTCCCGGGACGATTCGCCTTCACCGGTTCGAGTGGCGATTTCCAGTGTGCTGTCACCGACGGATACCATCAATTATTATCAAGCGATTGCCGATTATGTGGGAGAGAAGCTGAACCGGCCCGCGATACTGATTCAGCGCAAGAGCTACAATGAAATCACCATGTTAATGATGAATGGCGGGGCGGATCTCGCTCTGCTGTCGTCAGGGGCCTATCTGACCTATAAGCAAAAGCAAGCCGAGGGGCTTGAAGCGATTGCGATGCAGGAGCGAATGGGAGTGCCCTATTATTATGGTTATCTGGTCGTCAATCGCGATAGCGGGATGACCGATATTAACGATTTGAAGGGGAAAAGCATCGCCATTACCGACCCTGCCAGCTATTCCAGTTATTTTTTCATTAGTGAGCGGCTAGCGGAAATCGGGGAAACGCCGGAGCATTTTTTCGGACGCTCTGTGTATACCTACAATCATGACAGCTCGCTCAAAGCCATCATTGACCGGGTCGTGGATGCCGCGGCGGTGAACAGCCTGGTCTACGAGCAGGCCAAGCGGAAAAACCCGGACTTGGCTGATTCCTTGTATATTATCGCCAAATCGAAGCCGGCAGGCACCAGTCCCGTCGTCATCAGCAGCAGCTTGCCGGAGGAAGAAAAGCGGATGTTGCAAGAAATTTTTCTGTCCATGCATGAGCAGGAAGCGATGAAGCCTGCACTGGATGGGCTATTCATCGATCGCTTCGTTCCCTTCGATCCGCGGCTCTATGAGACCGCTTACAGGGACAAGCCTGCGTCGCGAGGCCCCCGCCTATGA